One Triticum dicoccoides isolate Atlit2015 ecotype Zavitan chromosome 4B, WEW_v2.0, whole genome shotgun sequence genomic window carries:
- the LOC119294329 gene encoding kinase-interacting family protein-like, translated as MHAFNLILYVCVCADIEQRVRALAAGVPDDDAADHSFAERAENYYHRRPQLLALLTDLHHRYLYLADRYAHSLLANAKSSGHSHHLNLNLSSDCSSDVDDRSSDAGSSLSFQPHSGIADDHHHPAAPALAFPGPVDGELVVAELVMAWVDRDVLADEADRRRAESARKIDLQGSLLEVLESERLVLLGENARLAFRASAAEEEAAAAAAELGYTRRRAADMARLAVKLRDDHRACMLGRKVEALQAQVYGLELRNRECFEAMAAWEAERKAGVAEIERLRAENRRLAAEAAQAAAASRRKRGGGKGGGSSGWWWLARVRLAAEWTPCAPSSVTVRKVGEQMKGGKYNGGCFCL; from the coding sequence ATGCATGCATTTAATCTAATACTGTACGTGTGTGTGTGCGCAGACATCGAGCAGCGCGTGCGCGCGCTGGCGGCCGGCGTGCCGGACGACGACGCGGCGGACCACTCCTTCGCGGAGCGGGCCGAGAACTACTACCACCGCCGCCCGCAGCTGCTCGCGCTCCTCACCGACCTCCACCACCGCTACCTCTACCTCGCCGACCGCTACGCCCACTCCCTCCTCGCCAACGCCAAGTCATCGGGGCACTCCCACCACCTCAACCTCAACCTCAGCTCCGACTGTTCCTCGGACGTCGACGACCGCTCCTCCGACGCCGGAAGCTCCCTCTCCTTCCAGCCCCACTCCGGCATCGCCGATGACCACCACCACCCCGCTGCTCCGGCGCTCGCGTTCCCGGGCCCGGTGGACGGCGAGCTGGTGGTGGCGGAGCTGGTGATGGCGTGGGTGGACCGGGACGTGCTGGCGGACGAGGCGGACCGCCGGCGGGCCGAGTCGGCGCGCAAGATCGACCTGCAGGGGAGCCTGCTGGAGGTGCTCGAGTCGGAGCGCCTCGTCCTGCTGGGCGAGAACGCGCGCCTGGCCTTCCGCGCCTCCGCCGCCGAGGAGGAGGccgcggccgccgcagccgagctcggctACACGCGCCGCCGCGCGGCGGACATGGCCCGGCTGGCGGTGAAGCTGCGGGACGACCACCGGGCGTGCATGCTGGGGCGGAAGGTCGAGGCGCTGCAGGCGCAGGTGTACGGGCTGGAGCTCCGCAACCGCGAGTGCTTCGAGGCCATGGCCGCCTGGGAGGCCGAGCGCAAGGCCGGCGTCGCCGAGATCGAACGCCTCCGCGCCGAGAACCGCCGCCTCGCCGCAGAGGCCGCCCAGGCTGCAGCTGCATCGAGGAGGAAGCGCGGGGGCGGCAAGGGTGGCGggagcagcgggtggtggtggctgGCGAGGGTGCGGCTGGCGGCGGAGTGGACGCCGTGCGCGCCGTCGTCGGTGACGGTGAGGAAGGTCGGCGAGCAGATGAAAGGCGGCAAGTACAACGGCGGCTGCTTCTGCCTGTAg